One part of the Neodiprion virginianus isolate iyNeoVirg1 chromosome 3, iyNeoVirg1.1, whole genome shotgun sequence genome encodes these proteins:
- the LOC124300345 gene encoding protein prenyltransferase alpha subunit repeat-containing protein 1, whose protein sequence is MQEDFFPAAEKILSDIEIVLQKDPNLIGFEIIPAVDNENKSPVLHADNSLGLASWSVKPLYRYTYNRLLELRQNRNKREDPSTVSRWLLGALLLNPDVTTFWNMRRELVRNGRLEWKGELHFVAVVLYYKAKCFEAFAYRRWLLQFAFSSANTLETLDVERLLKNEVDISSMSADRYANNYHAWNHREYIVTTFAIYSPCTFASFLESEWLTSGKWCSLHISDYSGFAYRQFLMKRLLQADDEFTHITRQEMKFRETIAKFVKLEDTAHILTAPCYQVLNYLHATPGHQNRHNTDYLSILTGLSYWAEECMFNEELLNLYPGHESFWYHRRFLSHLLVVMSKSYERYSYYKTELIDKNLHRLLGGEGDGSETLEFHRRAQSPLESAYRKRNSDVIARAREVGGHQNIMGERFARFLTSSGLEL, encoded by the exons ATGCAGGAGGACTTTTTCCCCGCGGCTGAAAAAATACTTTCTGACATCGAGATTGTGTTGCAGAAGGATCCGAATCT GATCGGCTTCGAAATAATACCTGCGGTGGACAACGAGAACAAATCACCAGTGCTTCATGCTGATAATTCTCTAGGCCTAGCTTCATGGAGTGTGAAACCGCTATACCGTTACACATACAATCGACTGCTCGAATTGCGTCAGAATCGCAATAAAAGGGAGGATCCGAGTACTGTTTCCCGATGGCTACTAGGTGCATTGTTGTTGAATCCTGACGTAACAACGTTTTGGAACATGCGGCGAGAACTTGTGAGGAATGGAAGACTTGAGTGGAAAGGTGAACTACACTTCGTTGCGGTTGTTCTGTACTACAAAGCAAAATGCTTCGAAGCGTTCGCTTACAGGCGTTGGCTTCTCCAATTCGCGTTTAGTAGTGCTAACACACTTGAAACGTTGGATGTTGAAAGACTGCTGAAAAACGAAGTGGACATTTCCTCGATGTCCGCTGATAGATACGCAAACAACTATCACGCCTGGAATCATCGCGAGTACATTGTTACCACCTTCGCCATATATTCTCCATGTACTTTTGCCTCATTTTTAGAGTCAGAATGGCTGACTTCGGGAAAATGGTGCAGTCTCCACATATCCGACTACAGCGGGTTTGCTTATCGACAATTTTTGATGAAGAGGCTTCTCCAGGCTGATGACGAATTCACTCATATAACCAGGcaagaaatgaaattcagGGAAACCATCGCCAAATTTGTTAAACTTGAAGATACCGCTCATATTTTGACTGCTCCATGTTATCAAGTTTTAAACTATTTGCACGCCACCCCTGGTCACCAAAATCGCCACAACACTGACTATCTTTCTATCCTCACCGGTCTCTCATATTGGGCTGAAGAATGTATGTTTAACGAAGAATTGCTCAATCTCTATCCAGGTCATGAGTCTTTTTGGTATCACAGAAGGTTTCTTTCTCATCTCTTGGTTGTCATGAGCAAGTCATACGAGAGATATTCTTATTATAAAACAGAACtgatcgataaaaatttacaccgACTTTTGGGCGGTGAAGGAGACGGATCTGAAACTCTGGAATTTCACCGCAGAGCACAGAGTCCGTTGGAATCCGCGTACCGGAAGCGGAATTCGGATGTAATTGCGAGAGCTAGAGAAGTCGGCGGTCACCAAAACATCATGGGCGAAAGATTTGCTAGGTTTTTAACGAGCTCTGGTTTagaattgtga